The DNA window GGTCTTGTTCGTCTTGCCCTGGCCCACCTACTTTGTGGGGGGCCGCTCCGTGGGCTGGGGGTGTCGCCCGGGCGGGGCGGTATGAGAACCCCGCGCCGGCTCCAGCCTCACTTCAGCTTCGGCATCTCCGTGCCGTAGACGTACTTTTCGAACCACGGCTGCCAGTCCTTCTGGGTGATCTCGTTGAGGATGCCCACCAGGTGGCGGGTTTCGCCGAACTGGACGTTGAAGTTGGTGGTCAGGGTGCGCAGCAAGGCGAAGAAGTAGCGGTCGCCCTGCTCGGCGCTGCCGTATTGCTTGGCGAGCTCCTGCCGCAGGGCGTGGAGTACCAGCGGCCCCTTGGCGTAGAGCAGGAACGTACGGTCGCGAAAGTCGCGGTCTTCTTTGCCGGAGAGGCGGTTGGCGAGATAGATGCTGCCGCCATCATCGATCTCCCGGGCGCGGCTCTGCCACTGGCGCAGCAGCTTGTCGAACTCGCGCTGGCCCTTCTTGCCGCCACCGCGCATCGCCTGCAGGGCGAGGGCCGCGGAGTACTCGGCGAAGCTCTCGGTCAGCCACTGCTCTTCCAGGGAGTCCATCTTGATGACGTGGCCCCACCAGCTATGGGCAACCTCGTGGACATAGCGTTCGTTGACCCCTTGAGAGAAGAAGCGGCTGGTGATGTTGCCGATCGGGTCGTAGGCCTCGCGGGTGATGAAGATCACTCCCGGGGGCGCCTGGCCGAACCCCCAGGAGTTGATTTCGACGACATTCATCTCGGTGAAGGGCAAGGGCACGCCGAAGAGCTTGCTGTAGTAGTCGGCGGCGGCGTGGAAGTTCTTCAGGAGCTGTTTCGAGGCGCGCTCCTTGCCGCCGGCGTAGGCGGCCACCGAGGCGTCGATACCGTTCATCGAGCTGGCGACCTCGGTGTACTTGCCGGCCACCACCACCGGAAACTGCATCGGCTTGTCGAGACGAGTCTTGACGCGGGAGAAACCATCCCCGGAGGTGCGCTCGACGGTCTTGCCGGAGGCGTAGGGGGTGAACGGCTGGGGAACCCGCAGCTCGATCTCGAGCTGTGAGAATTCGCCGTTCAGGGGCGGCTGTGGGTACCACGGCCAGGTGCCGAGAGACCAATAGCTGTCATTGTTCGGACGATAGGCCATGTTGCCCTGGTTCTCGACCTCGACGACCGCCGTTTGACCGGCCGAAAGCGGTTGTGGGAAGCGGATGAAGAGCTCGCCACGATCGTGCACATAGTCGGCGCTCTCGCCGTTCACCTTCACCGAGCTGACCGTGATCGGGTGCTGCTTGGAGTCGTAGAACATCCAGTTGCGCAGGCTCACTCGCCAGATGCCGAGGCCGCCTCGGGTGGCCTGCACCTCGAGCCGCGAGGAGACCTTGACCAGGCGATCCCCCGGGTTCTCGATGGTCAAGCGCGTGCTGGTGGTGACGCAGGGGGCTTGCGGACGGTCCCACCAGTTGCGACCGATGGGCTGGGCCGCCAGGTCGTAGCCGACGTAGCTGCCCTTGAAGTCCGAGCCGCCCTCGGCAGCGTTGAGGGAGTCGAGGCGATAGAGCCGTTCCTCCCGGTCGACCACTGGATCGACCACCAGGAGCCAGTCTTCGCTGCCGTGCAGCAGGGCGACCTGGCCGCCGGGCCGTCCGAGGTGGCGGAACGCCAGCAGGTTCGCTGCCGGGGATTCGAAGAACGGATCCTCGAGGGCCTTGCTGAGCCAGCTCGGCAGACTTCCAGCGCTTTCCTCCGGTGCCGTGGCTTGCTGCTTCTCGGCCTGCTCGCGGCCGAGGTCCCAGCTCCACAGCACGGCCCCCTGCAGCGCCATGGCGGCGGTCAGCCCATCGCCGTCGGCGCGCGGCGCGAGGGAAGAGGCGGTACGGAAGTTGCGGCGCGCCACCTGGGCGCTGAAGCGGTCGTCGATGGCGTAGCGGAGGTCGAAGCCGCCTGCCAACCAGACTCCCACCGGCTCGCCGGCGGCCCACAGCAGGCGCCCCTGGGCGCCTGCCTTCGGGGTGATCTTGGCGCGGCCGATCTCGAGCCCGTCGCCCCATGGGAACGGCTCTCCGACGACCGGCTCTTCGATCGCGTAGAAGGTGTTCGATAGGCTGCTGGCGGCGGCCGATCCGGTCATCAGAACCACCAGCAGAGAGAGTGCAAAGAGGGAGCGAGTCATGAGCTCTCCTTCGATCTTTATTGAGTCTCACCGGCTGCGGTCTTCGGGCAGCCGACGTCAGCTTGTGGCGTTCAACGCCTCATAAGTTTATGACGCGATAAAAAGGAGAATTCCTTGCACCGCGTGTCGAACCCGTGGCATCGGCCATGGCCATCGGGTCCGTTGCCTAGAGGAGACCGGCTTTTAGAAATGGTTGATCGCGGCGATGGCGGCGAGGTCGAGGAACTCCTCGCCTTCGACGAAGCGGGTGCGATCTTCTTCGATCAGGAACTTGAAGATCACCCGTTCGTAGCCGTCATCTCGGACCAAGGCGGCGAGATAGGGCGGCAGGCCGTCGGCGTGGTACTCCCACTCCTCGATGGTGATGCGGGTGACGGCGAAGCCCTGGGCGCGCGGCGGTCGGGCTGGGGTGAGGGCCGGTGCCGCCTGCTGGCGCAGACGGAAGACCGGTGCCGAGCCGAACAGCACCAGCACGCCACCGCGCACCGTCAAGCTGCCGCGTTGGCCGTCCTCTTCGTAGAGGCGATCGGCGGCTTCGACCCGCTGCCAGAAGGTCTCCTGGGCCGGGTTGATGCCGTCGGAGGTGTCGGGATCGCGTCGTTCCCAGAAGCGGCGAATGAAGTCGGCGGCTTCGTTGTCCGAGCGCACCTCGCGCAGGGCGCGCTCCTCGTCCGGCAGCATAAGCCAGCGTACCGGTCCTTGAGACCACTTGCGCAGGGTCTTGCGCGGCTTGGCCGTCGCCGGGGCGACGGAGAGGAAAACCAGGAGCGCCGCAACCGCCAGGGCGATCCCTCGGCCTCTCAGTTGACGCTCCCCTCGAGATCCGGCGGCGGCGCTTCGCGAATCGGGCCGTGGTTCTCCTCGTAGCGTTTGACGTTGGCTTCGAGGGCTCCGATGATGCGCTTCAGGTGTCCCGGGCTGGCGACGATCCGCGAGGTGACGATGCCCTGCGGCGGCACCAGATTGATGAAGTCGAGGATGAACTCTTCCCGCGTGTGGGTGATGCGCAGGAGGTTCGAGTACCTCCCCTTGAGCTCATCGTCGTCGATCTTGACGTTGAGACCTTGCTTCTCCTTGGCCATCGAAACCTCTCAGTCTGGGCTCGGCGGAGCCTGCGAACGGGCGGGCCGTCGAGATGTCGGCCTCTCGTCTGGTCGCGGTTTCTCGTCGCGGCTCCCGTCGGGGAGCCCGCCGGCCGCGGGCCGAGCCCCGGTGTCGAGAGGGACCTTCCTCGTTTCCGAAGCGTCTGCCGGCCGGCTCAGCCGCCGCGGCGGCTTTGCTCCTGCAAAAGCTGATTGTAGCGCTCCCGGAGCTCTTTCAGTCGACGCTGCCGAAAGTCTTCGTAGTCGACCACCTGACCAGCCTCCACGGCGTAGACCCGCGGGAACTTGGCGGCGTTGCCTTTTTCGTCGAACTGCATTGGGCCGCTGACCCCGGGAGTGCCTTCGAGGGCGCGGATTCCCTTGCGCAGCTCGCCCGGCAGGCGCCCTTTCTCGGCCAGCCCGAGGGCGAGAACGCGGAGGGCGTCATAGCCGTAGGCCGCCAGCAGCTCGGGGTCCTCGCCGTAGCGCTCGCGATAGGCCTGGCTGAAGGACTGCACCGGCGGAGCGTCGTCGGCGGGGTCGAAGACGGTGCGCGCGAAGAGCACCTTCTCGGTGCGCTCTCCTTGCACCAGCTGCGGTGCGGCGAAGGCCGACGAGGTCAGGATGAAGCCTTCGAAGCCGGCATCCCGGAGGGCCCCGACGGCGGCTTCGAGGGCGCTCCCGTTGACCGCCAGAAAGATGCCTTGGGGTGAAGCGGCGAGCAACCGCTGGGCGGCCCCCGGGAGGTCTTCCTCGGAGCTCGCGGACTCCTGGGCGACGAACTCCGCTCCCTGCCGGGTGACTTCCGTGGTGATTGCGGCCATCAGGTCCGAGGCCCCCATCTCGAGGCTCGCCAGGGGCGTCAGCTCGAGGGTCTGGGTGGCGTAATTGGCGAGCTTGGTGCCCTCGCGGAAGGCCGTCGGGCAGACACGGAAGAACCCCGGCGAGTCAGCGGCCAGGTGATCGCGGGAAGCGAACGGCGAGATCAGGATGCGCTCGCGCTCGTTGAGCACCGGCAACATGGCCTCGGCCTCGGCGGTGGTCACGCCGCCGATAGCCGCCGGGGCGCCGGCATCGAAGGCGGCGGCGAGCTGGCGGGCGGCCTGATCGGGCTGGCCGGCGCTGTCGAGCACTTCGAGGGTGATGGCCGGCGCGAGCTCGGCGGCGGCGAGCTCGATGCCGCGCAGGATCGGAGCGCCGTACATCGCGTCCGTGCCGCTGAGGGGTAAGACGACGCCGATCGGTACCGGGCGATCGCTGCTGCAGGAAGTGGTGAGGAGGGCGGCCAGGGCGGGAAGCAAAGACAGAGCGAGTACGAGCTTTCGTCCTTTCATGGTCAAGATACTCCGATATGCCGGGAGTGGATTGGCCGCCGGCTTCGCAGCCCGGCGGGCTACTCGTCGCTGCTGGATCGCCAGTGGACGCTGGCGGGAAATTCCCAGCGGTGCTCGGGGAAGTAGACCCCGACCCCGCGCTGCGGCGAGGTGACGGTGAAGCCGAGGACTCGGCGACGGTAGTCGAAGGGCACGCCGTCGCGGCTGTGCAGGGCGACGTCGAGGAAGTACTCGCCGGGCGCTAGGCGCAAGGCGGGGCAAACCACCCGCACCGTGCCGCGGCCTTCGAGGACCGATGGGTCGTAGCCGGCCAAGTCGGTGTTGGTGCCCCAGCACTCGACACCCCGCGGCGTCGAGATGGCGACGCCGAAGACGAAGTCGTCGAGCCGCTGCGGTGCCTCGAAGTCGAGCTCGATGGCGACCTCGTCGCCACTGGTCACCAGGTGGGTCTCTTGCGCTTGCGGCGAGCGCAGGCGAACGGCGGTGATCTCCGCCAGGCGCGAGCCCCAACGGCGGGGCTCGTCGTCCGATTCGGGAGTCTCCTCTTCGGCCT is part of the Acidobacteriota bacterium genome and encodes:
- a CDS encoding ABC transporter substrate-binding protein; the encoded protein is MKGRKLVLALSLLPALAALLTTSCSSDRPVPIGVVLPLSGTDAMYGAPILRGIELAAAELAPAITLEVLDSAGQPDQAARQLAAAFDAGAPAAIGGVTTAEAEAMLPVLNERERILISPFASRDHLAADSPGFFRVCPTAFREGTKLANYATQTLELTPLASLEMGASDLMAAITTEVTRQGAEFVAQESASSEEDLPGAAQRLLAASPQGIFLAVNGSALEAAVGALRDAGFEGFILTSSAFAAPQLVQGERTEKVLFARTVFDPADDAPPVQSFSQAYRERYGEDPELLAAYGYDALRVLALGLAEKGRLPGELRKGIRALEGTPGVSGPMQFDEKGNAAKFPRVYAVEAGQVVDYEDFRQRRLKELRERYNQLLQEQSRRGG
- a CDS encoding DUF3467 domain-containing protein; amino-acid sequence: MAKEKQGLNVKIDDDELKGRYSNLLRITHTREEFILDFINLVPPQGIVTSRIVASPGHLKRIIGALEANVKRYEENHGPIREAPPPDLEGSVN
- a CDS encoding GWxTD domain-containing protein, giving the protein MRGRGIALAVAALLVFLSVAPATAKPRKTLRKWSQGPVRWLMLPDEERALREVRSDNEAADFIRRFWERRDPDTSDGINPAQETFWQRVEAADRLYEEDGQRGSLTVRGGVLVLFGSAPVFRLRQQAAPALTPARPPRAQGFAVTRITIEEWEYHADGLPPYLAALVRDDGYERVIFKFLIEEDRTRFVEGEEFLDLAAIAAINHF
- a CDS encoding M1 family aminopeptidase — its product is MTRSLFALSLLVVLMTGSAAASSLSNTFYAIEEPVVGEPFPWGDGLEIGRAKITPKAGAQGRLLWAAGEPVGVWLAGGFDLRYAIDDRFSAQVARRNFRTASSLAPRADGDGLTAAMALQGAVLWSWDLGREQAEKQQATAPEESAGSLPSWLSKALEDPFFESPAANLLAFRHLGRPGGQVALLHGSEDWLLVVDPVVDREERLYRLDSLNAAEGGSDFKGSYVGYDLAAQPIGRNWWDRPQAPCVTTSTRLTIENPGDRLVKVSSRLEVQATRGGLGIWRVSLRNWMFYDSKQHPITVSSVKVNGESADYVHDRGELFIRFPQPLSAGQTAVVEVENQGNMAYRPNNDSYWSLGTWPWYPQPPLNGEFSQLEIELRVPQPFTPYASGKTVERTSGDGFSRVKTRLDKPMQFPVVVAGKYTEVASSMNGIDASVAAYAGGKERASKQLLKNFHAAADYYSKLFGVPLPFTEMNVVEINSWGFGQAPPGVIFITREAYDPIGNITSRFFSQGVNERYVHEVAHSWWGHVIKMDSLEEQWLTESFAEYSAALALQAMRGGGKKGQREFDKLLRQWQSRAREIDDGGSIYLANRLSGKEDRDFRDRTFLLYAKGPLVLHALRQELAKQYGSAEQGDRYFFALLRTLTTNFNVQFGETRHLVGILNEITQKDWQPWFEKYVYGTEMPKLK